In Rhizobium sp. WSM4643, the following are encoded in one genomic region:
- a CDS encoding IS4 family transposase yields the protein MLLRRIVLRETVCLRQLAEGNHSQEIRFGRFLNNSAVSVEEIIAGWSQETRSAVEGRHVLALQDTSEIKFATTPDSRRELGKIKKGNCFGLLLHPMLALDADTGSCLGLVGGRVWTRGSEELTPHAERPLNEKESRRWVETAEAAKLVLSRAARVTAIADREGDFFIMWARLPDRRFDLLSRVMHDHALIDGSKLRRAVETVAFCDTQTIDLRERADRPARQATVCLRFGEATIRRPQNLREVSLPDGVRLSWVEIVEPAAPDGVEPLHWLLLTTHWLSSPADAWQIVAWYKQRWMIEQFFRVMKNQGFKIEDSQLHLAARLEKLVAIAAKAAAIVLQLVQARSGGDHQPASLTFTAAEIDTLAALESRFKGTTKLQSNPHSKASLAWAAWIIAKLGGWNGYASAKPPGPITFFNGLKYFRAVADGWALRDMYMP from the coding sequence ATTGTGCTGCGCGAGACGGTTTGCCTTCGCCAGTTGGCCGAGGGCAACCATTCGCAGGAGATCCGGTTCGGGCGTTTTCTCAACAACAGTGCGGTGAGCGTGGAAGAGATCATTGCCGGCTGGAGCCAGGAGACCCGGTCTGCGGTTGAGGGTCGCCACGTGCTGGCGCTGCAGGACACCAGCGAGATCAAGTTTGCGACGACGCCGGACAGCCGGCGGGAATTGGGCAAGATCAAAAAAGGCAATTGCTTTGGCCTTTTGCTGCATCCGATGCTGGCGCTCGATGCCGACACCGGCAGCTGCCTTGGCCTGGTGGGCGGCCGGGTCTGGACGCGGGGTAGCGAAGAGCTTACGCCGCATGCCGAGCGGCCGTTGAACGAAAAGGAATCGCGGCGCTGGGTGGAGACGGCAGAGGCGGCCAAACTGGTGCTTTCGCGTGCGGCCCGGGTCACGGCGATCGCCGACCGGGAGGGTGACTTCTTCATCATGTGGGCGCGCCTGCCCGATCGGCGCTTCGATCTTTTGTCGCGCGTCATGCATGACCATGCGCTCATCGACGGTTCCAAACTGCGCCGCGCGGTCGAAACGGTGGCGTTTTGCGATACTCAGACGATTGATCTGCGCGAGCGCGCCGACCGTCCGGCGCGGCAGGCGACGGTGTGCCTGCGCTTCGGCGAAGCGACGATCCGGCGGCCGCAAAACCTGCGCGAGGTAAGCCTGCCCGATGGCGTCAGGCTGAGCTGGGTCGAGATCGTTGAACCGGCCGCCCCCGACGGTGTCGAGCCCTTGCACTGGCTGCTCCTGACCACCCATTGGCTCAGCAGCCCGGCCGATGCCTGGCAGATCGTCGCCTGGTACAAGCAGCGCTGGATGATCGAGCAGTTCTTTCGGGTGATGAAGAACCAAGGCTTCAAGATCGAGGACAGCCAGTTGCATCTGGCGGCACGGCTGGAAAAGCTCGTCGCCATCGCCGCCAAGGCCGCAGCAATCGTCCTCCAGCTCGTCCAAGCCCGCAGCGGCGGCGATCACCAGCCGGCAAGCCTGACCTTCACGGCAGCCGAGATCGATACCCTCGCCGCCCTCGAAAGCCGTTTCAAGGGCACAACCAAGCTGCAGTCCAATCCCCACTCTAAGGCCTCGCTGGCTTGGGCCGCCTGGATCATCGCCAAGCTCGGCGGCTGGAACGGCTACGCCTCGGCCAAGCCGCCGGGCCCAATCACCTTCTTCAACGGCCTCAAATACTTTCGAGCCGTCGCCGATGGATGGGCTTTGCGAGATATGTATATGCCCTAG
- a CDS encoding methyl-accepting chemotaxis protein yields the protein MLKHLKIRTKIISVVALMGLITMAGLVYVIAEFRHADAAYSAFIDHEAQASMLSARASASAVASVLQVSLLADIKPDTPEFQTALATPSKLPQARDRMKQALALVPSRKPAIDEIQAGIDEIETLATKIIEQSKAKDGAGAQANVALINAKLNALTPKMIANNDAMMAMLTDGGDALSASVNERIVFCLVLIGIAVLAAVGFSVVVAQMGIAGPMTQLRQRMTRLAEGDTTSDVSGLDRGDEVGQMAKAVSVFRDNAIERARIEARAETDRDVSDSERRDREAQKAREAAELDRAVTALGDGLRRLADGDLASHIAEPFVAHLDALREDFNNSVEKLNETLHTVGANARAIGAGANEIRSSADQLSQRTEQQSASVEETAAALEEITTTVRDAAKRAEEASQLVARTRLGAEKSGEVVRKAVSAMQQIEKSSGEISNIIGVIDDIAFQTNLLALNAGVEAARAGDAGKGFAVVAQEVRELAQRSAKAAKEIKALISTSGTHVQTGVSLVGETGKALDAIVQEVQEINQHVHAIAEASREQSIGLQEINTAVNTMDQGTQQNAAMVEESTAASHNLATEAAALNNLLGQFRLTGTGGFTTSVPIATAAPRAAARPAARAAPIRVAREGAARPAASPARALGQKIANAFGAGGSKSPSQDPDWTEF from the coding sequence ATGCTGAAGCATCTGAAAATCCGGACAAAAATCATATCGGTCGTGGCGCTCATGGGGCTGATCACGATGGCCGGGCTGGTCTACGTCATCGCCGAGTTCCGCCATGCGGACGCCGCCTACAGCGCCTTCATCGATCATGAAGCGCAGGCCTCGATGCTGAGCGCGCGCGCCAGCGCATCGGCGGTGGCCTCGGTGCTGCAGGTAAGCCTGCTTGCCGACATAAAGCCCGATACGCCGGAATTCCAGACGGCGCTCGCCACACCGAGCAAGCTGCCGCAGGCGCGAGACCGCATGAAGCAGGCGCTGGCGCTGGTGCCCAGCCGCAAGCCGGCGATCGATGAAATCCAGGCGGGCATCGATGAGATCGAAACGCTGGCGACCAAGATCATCGAACAGAGCAAAGCCAAGGACGGCGCCGGCGCCCAGGCGAATGTTGCCCTGATCAACGCCAAGCTCAATGCGCTGACGCCGAAGATGATCGCCAACAATGATGCGATGATGGCGATGCTCACCGATGGCGGCGACGCGCTCTCGGCTTCCGTCAACGAACGGATCGTCTTCTGTCTCGTTCTGATCGGCATCGCGGTTCTCGCCGCCGTCGGCTTCAGCGTGGTCGTGGCCCAGATGGGCATCGCCGGTCCGATGACGCAGCTGCGTCAGCGCATGACCCGGCTCGCCGAGGGCGATACCACAAGCGATGTCAGCGGCCTCGACCGCGGCGACGAAGTCGGCCAGATGGCGAAGGCCGTTTCGGTCTTCCGCGACAACGCGATCGAGCGCGCCCGGATCGAGGCACGCGCCGAAACAGACCGCGACGTCAGCGATAGCGAGCGCCGCGACCGCGAGGCGCAGAAGGCCCGCGAAGCAGCCGAACTCGACCGCGCCGTCACCGCCCTCGGCGACGGCCTGCGCCGCCTTGCCGACGGCGATCTCGCCTCGCATATCGCCGAACCCTTCGTCGCCCATCTCGATGCGCTGCGTGAGGATTTCAACAACTCAGTCGAGAAGCTCAACGAAACCCTGCATACGGTCGGCGCCAATGCCCGGGCGATCGGCGCCGGCGCCAATGAAATCCGCTCTTCCGCAGACCAGCTTTCCCAGCGGACGGAACAGCAATCGGCCTCCGTCGAAGAGACGGCAGCGGCGCTGGAGGAGATCACCACGACGGTGCGCGACGCCGCCAAGCGGGCCGAAGAGGCGAGCCAGCTCGTCGCCCGTACCCGCCTCGGCGCCGAGAAATCGGGCGAGGTCGTCCGCAAGGCCGTTTCCGCCATGCAGCAGATCGAGAAGTCCTCTGGCGAAATCTCCAACATCATCGGCGTCATCGACGACATCGCCTTCCAGACCAACCTGCTCGCTCTGAACGCAGGCGTCGAAGCCGCCCGCGCCGGCGATGCCGGCAAGGGCTTTGCGGTCGTCGCCCAGGAAGTGCGCGAGCTCGCCCAGCGCTCGGCGAAGGCCGCCAAGGAAATCAAGGCGCTGATCAGCACCTCCGGCACGCATGTGCAGACCGGCGTTTCGCTGGTCGGCGAGACCGGCAAGGCGCTCGACGCGATCGTCCAGGAGGTGCAGGAGATCAACCAGCACGTCCACGCGATCGCCGAGGCCTCCCGCGAACAATCGATCGGACTGCAGGAAATCAACACCGCGGTTAACACCATGGACCAGGGCACGCAGCAGAATGCGGCGATGGTCGAGGAATCCACCGCCGCCAGCCACAATCTGGCCACGGAAGCGGCAGCGCTCAACAACCTGCTCGGCCAGTTCAGGCTGACCGGCACCGGCGGCTTCACCACGAGTGTGCCAATCGCCACAGCAGCACC
- a CDS encoding IS4 family transposase — MKIRPEILDHWPEVRARLPAGFDLEATARLRGAFTRVREIKNAETLLRLALAYGGLGMSLRETCAWAEAGGIARLSDPSLLERLCKAAPWLGDIVAALIAEQAKVPAGRFAGYRLRVLDGTSICHPGADRTTWRLHVGYDLATAQVDQLELTDIHGAENLQRLTYAAGDIVLADRYYARPRDLRPVIDAGADFIVRTGWNSLRLLQTNGEPFDLFAALAAQQEQEGEVQVRVHEGITGTPPTPPLVLRLIVRRKDPQQAQAEQERLLKAARKHGKQPDPRSLEAAKYILLLTSLPATTFPPADILTLYRFRWQIELAFKRFKSLAGLDSLPAKKPELAQAWLYARLIVAIIAEQIAGQVPDSPPSGCGNPTG; from the coding sequence ATGAAGATTCGTCCTGAGATTTTGGATCATTGGCCGGAAGTGCGCGCGCGGCTTCCGGCGGGTTTTGACCTGGAAGCAACGGCGCGGTTGCGCGGTGCTTTTACGCGGGTCCGCGAAATCAAGAATGCCGAGACGCTGTTGCGGCTGGCACTTGCCTATGGCGGCCTTGGCATGTCGCTGCGCGAGACCTGTGCATGGGCCGAAGCGGGCGGGATTGCCCGCTTGTCAGACCCATCGCTGCTCGAGCGGCTGTGCAAAGCGGCGCCTTGGCTTGGCGACATCGTCGCCGCGCTGATTGCCGAACAGGCCAAAGTGCCGGCGGGGCGCTTTGCGGGCTATCGCTTGCGTGTGCTCGATGGAACGTCGATCTGCCATCCGGGTGCTGACCGCACGACATGGCGGCTGCATGTCGGCTACGACTTGGCAACGGCTCAGGTCGATCAGCTTGAATTGACCGACATCCATGGTGCCGAGAACCTTCAGCGCCTTACCTATGCAGCCGGCGATATCGTGCTGGCCGATCGCTACTATGCAAGACCGCGCGACCTGCGGCCGGTGATCGATGCCGGTGCAGACTTCATCGTGCGGACCGGCTGGAACTCGTTGCGCCTGTTGCAGACGAATGGCGAGCCCTTCGATCTGTTTGCCGCGCTCGCCGCTCAGCAAGAGCAGGAAGGCGAGGTGCAGGTTCGTGTCCACGAAGGCATAACGGGGACGCCGCCAACGCCGCCGCTGGTCCTGCGCCTCATTGTCCGGCGCAAGGATCCGCAACAGGCCCAAGCCGAGCAGGAGCGTCTGCTCAAAGCCGCCCGCAAGCACGGCAAACAACCCGATCCGCGCAGTCTCGAGGCAGCGAAGTACATTCTGCTGCTGACTTCGCTGCCGGCCACCACCTTCCCGCCGGCCGATATCCTCACCCTCTATCGCTTCCGCTGGCAAATCGAGCTGGCGTTCAAACGGTTCAAGAGCCTGGCCGGCCTCGACAGCTTGCCGGCCAAGAAGCCGGAACTGGCCCAGGCATGGCTCTACGCCAGGCTGATCGTTGCCATCATCGCCGAACAGATTGCCGGGCAAGTCCCGGACTCTCCCCCCTCTGGATGCGGCAACCCCACCGGCTAG